One genomic region from Chlamydia poikilotherma encodes:
- a CDS encoding alpha/beta hydrolase, translating into MSTTCHKHEQRHVIKFNILNNITTFGVLHTPLQACAPYPLVITLHGLASSKIGSKRTHVQLAEKLTEHGISVLRVDLPGHGDSEGSLYDFSFSDYITSANEIISHGYGLNNIDTKNIAVFGSSLGGTLALLNMPTLQYVKSLAVWAPTIQGAIWLQEAVNIPNNLIAHAPSSEDILYAGMPINKTFCSQFIEMDVTKEVSKFSDSLSILHMQGEDDTTVSLHHQKIFAEAMSHKSNLYEIRTYPNTGHHIPQSCSMLLELVQWLKHQLIP; encoded by the coding sequence ATGAGCACTACGTGTCATAAACATGAACAACGCCACGTTATAAAATTTAATATTCTCAATAACATCACAACTTTCGGTGTTCTTCATACACCTTTACAGGCTTGTGCTCCCTACCCCTTGGTGATTACTCTTCATGGGTTAGCTTCAAGTAAAATTGGTTCCAAACGCACTCATGTACAGCTTGCTGAAAAACTCACAGAACATGGTATTTCTGTTTTGCGTGTTGATCTCCCTGGACACGGTGATTCCGAAGGTTCCCTATACGACTTCTCATTTAGTGACTATATCACTAGTGCAAATGAAATTATCTCTCATGGTTATGGCTTAAATAATATCGATACGAAAAATATTGCTGTCTTTGGTTCTTCATTAGGAGGAACGTTAGCTCTATTAAATATGCCTACCCTACAATATGTAAAAAGCCTTGCTGTATGGGCGCCAACAATTCAAGGTGCTATATGGTTACAGGAAGCTGTCAATATTCCTAATAATCTTATTGCCCATGCTCCATCCTCAGAAGATATTCTCTATGCAGGTATGCCGATAAACAAAACGTTTTGTTCACAATTCATTGAAATGGATGTAACTAAAGAAGTTTCTAAATTTTCTGATTCTCTATCTATACTGCATATGCAAGGAGAAGACGATACAACTGTATCTCTGCATCATCAGAAAATCTTTGCGGAAGCTATGAGCCATAAATCAAATCTTTATGAGATACGTACGTATCCAAATACAGGACATCATATTCCTCAGTCTTGCTCTATGTTACTAGAACTTGTACAATGGTTAAAACATCAACTTATTCCCTAG
- a CDS encoding diphosphate--fructose-6-phosphate 1-phosphotransferase, giving the protein MELLSVNKSYFELQRLHYRPETLSFLNGITSLHIVDSTESPSIPKDLQEYIPNLCSIPEVTIEKGEATPSRPLKIGVLLSGGQAPGGHNVVIGLFEGLRAFNPKTKLYGFIQGPLGLTRGLYKDLDISVIYDYYNVGGFDMLSSSKEKIKTKEQKSTILTNVKKLKLDGLLIIGGNDSNTDTAMLAEYFLKHNCNIPIVGVPKTIDGDLKNFWIETPLGFHTSCRIYSEMIGNLEKDTLSIKKYHHFVRLMGQKASYTTLECGLQTLPNITLISEHIAMRKISLQKLSEHIAMGLVNRYRSGKNYSTILIPEGLIEHVFDTRKLINELNVLLLDNNLNLDNVNKKLSPESLKTFSSLPTEIAHQLLIARDSYGNVRVSKIATEELLAALIKKEIQKIEPNMEFQPVNHFFGYESRAGFPSNFDANYGLALGIISALFLIRQRTGYMVTINNLARSYSEWIGGATPLYKMMQLEYRLGEDNPVIKTDSVNPNAPEVQYLLNQSDTCLMKDLYCFPGPLQYFGEERLVDQRPLTLLWENRK; this is encoded by the coding sequence ATGGAGCTTCTCTCTGTAAATAAAAGTTACTTTGAATTGCAACGTTTGCATTATCGTCCAGAAACGCTAAGTTTCTTAAACGGTATTACATCGTTACATATTGTAGATTCTACAGAGTCCCCCTCTATTCCTAAAGATCTTCAAGAATATATTCCTAATTTATGTTCTATTCCTGAAGTAACTATTGAAAAAGGAGAAGCCACACCTTCACGACCATTAAAAATTGGTGTTTTACTTTCTGGAGGACAGGCACCTGGAGGCCATAACGTAGTTATAGGACTCTTTGAAGGCCTACGAGCCTTCAATCCAAAAACAAAGCTCTATGGGTTTATCCAAGGTCCTTTAGGATTAACGCGTGGACTCTACAAAGATCTCGATATTTCTGTAATTTATGATTATTACAATGTCGGTGGTTTTGACATGCTCTCTTCCAGTAAAGAGAAAATCAAAACCAAGGAACAAAAAAGTACAATTCTCACTAATGTGAAAAAGCTTAAGCTTGATGGTTTACTCATTATAGGAGGAAACGATTCTAATACCGACACTGCAATGCTTGCTGAGTATTTTCTTAAGCATAACTGCAATATTCCTATTGTAGGTGTACCTAAAACTATTGATGGGGATCTCAAAAATTTTTGGATTGAAACACCATTAGGCTTTCATACTTCCTGCCGCATCTATTCAGAAATGATCGGAAATTTAGAAAAAGATACTTTATCTATAAAGAAGTACCATCATTTTGTCCGTCTCATGGGACAAAAAGCCTCTTATACAACTTTAGAGTGCGGTTTGCAGACCTTACCTAATATCACTCTCATTAGCGAACATATCGCGATGAGAAAGATTTCCCTACAAAAACTTAGCGAACATATCGCTATGGGCTTAGTAAACCGTTACAGATCAGGGAAAAATTATAGTACGATACTTATTCCTGAAGGCTTGATCGAACATGTATTTGACACAAGAAAGCTGATTAATGAATTGAATGTTTTATTGTTAGACAACAATTTAAATTTAGATAATGTAAATAAAAAGCTTTCTCCAGAATCTCTGAAGACATTTTCTTCTCTACCTACAGAAATTGCTCATCAATTACTAATTGCCAGAGACTCTTATGGAAATGTGCGTGTATCTAAAATTGCCACCGAAGAACTCTTAGCTGCATTAATAAAAAAGGAAATCCAGAAAATAGAACCAAACATGGAATTCCAACCTGTAAATCACTTTTTTGGTTATGAATCTCGAGCAGGATTCCCCTCAAATTTTGATGCAAATTATGGACTAGCCTTGGGGATTATTTCCGCTCTTTTTCTCATTAGACAACGGACTGGTTATATGGTGACCATCAATAACCTCGCTCGTTCATATAGTGAATGGATTGGTGGAGCTACGCCCCTATATAAAATGATGCAATTGGAATATCGTTTAGGAGAAGATAATCCGGTAATTAAAACTGATTCTGTGAATCCTAATGCTCCAGAAGTACAGTACCTACTAAATCAAAGTGATACATGCTTAATGAAAGATCTTTACTGTTTCCCCGGACCATTGCAATACTTTGGTGAGGAACGCTTAGTAGATCAAAGGCCGCTAACATTACTATGGGAAAATAGAAAGTAG
- the waaA gene encoding lipid IV(A) 3-deoxy-D-manno-octulosonic acid transferase encodes MIKRRMTKLHTFLYDCFLILAFTIALPKILYKKFVHGKYKKALKIRFGLKKPQLLGEGPVVWFHGASVGEVSLLVPIVEKFMKDYPHWRCVVTACSESGYENAERLFGPIGVTTFILPLDLSLIIKPVVRAISPSLLVFSEGDCWLNFVEESKKIGATAIVINGKLSANSCKWFTILKRFGRNYFSPIDGFLLQDDQHKARFLRLGVDEKKITVTGNIKTYTETSSENNKRSYWRQKLQISDNAELLVLGSTHPKDVNAWIPVIRQLRHRNLKVLWVPRHIERTKELESLLVKENISYGLWSRESTFDKNDAIIVDAIGWLKQLYFAADLAFVGGTFDDRVGGHNLLEPLQCGVPLMFGPYIKSQSDLAMRLLSIGAGCCLDERNMLEVITSLLDHPEERIAYIHKGNTFLHEERAAFDCTWESFKRYIPCVKI; translated from the coding sequence ATGATTAAACGTCGAATGACTAAGTTACATACTTTTCTATATGATTGTTTTTTAATCTTAGCGTTTACAATAGCGCTTCCTAAGATTCTTTATAAAAAATTTGTTCATGGGAAGTATAAGAAAGCATTAAAAATTCGTTTTGGTTTAAAGAAACCTCAACTGCTTGGAGAAGGTCCTGTAGTTTGGTTTCACGGCGCTTCTGTAGGTGAGGTATCTCTTCTTGTCCCTATTGTAGAGAAGTTCATGAAAGATTATCCTCATTGGCGTTGTGTTGTCACTGCCTGTAGTGAATCTGGATACGAGAATGCGGAAAGGTTGTTCGGGCCTATAGGAGTTACAACCTTCATTTTGCCCTTAGATTTAAGTCTGATTATCAAACCTGTCGTTAGAGCTATTTCACCGTCTCTGCTTGTATTTTCAGAAGGAGATTGCTGGTTGAATTTTGTTGAAGAATCAAAGAAAATAGGAGCTACAGCAATCGTAATTAATGGCAAGCTCTCCGCAAACTCTTGTAAATGGTTCACAATTTTAAAACGGTTTGGTAGGAATTATTTTTCTCCTATAGATGGATTTTTACTTCAAGACGATCAACATAAAGCGCGTTTTTTACGTCTTGGTGTCGACGAGAAGAAGATAACAGTCACAGGAAATATTAAAACCTATACGGAAACTTCCTCTGAAAATAACAAACGGAGCTATTGGAGACAGAAGCTCCAAATATCTGATAATGCAGAATTGCTTGTTTTAGGCTCGACACATCCTAAGGATGTCAATGCCTGGATTCCTGTAATTCGTCAACTTCGTCATAGAAATCTTAAAGTGCTTTGGGTGCCTCGTCATATCGAGAGAACTAAAGAATTAGAAAGTCTTTTAGTAAAAGAAAATATTTCTTATGGATTATGGAGTCGGGAATCTACATTTGATAAAAATGATGCGATTATTGTTGATGCAATAGGTTGGTTAAAACAACTATATTTTGCTGCCGATCTTGCTTTTGTTGGCGGTACATTTGATGATAGGGTAGGGGGACATAATCTTTTAGAACCCTTGCAATGTGGTGTCCCATTAATGTTTGGTCCCTATATTAAATCTCAATCAGATTTAGCGATGCGTCTATTATCGATAGGGGCGGGTTGCTGTTTAGATGAGAGAAATATGCTAGAAGTAATAACCTCTTTACTTGATCATCCTGAAGAAAGAATTGCTTATATTCATAAGGGGAACACGTTCTTACATGAAGAAAGAGCGGCTTTCGATTGTACCTGGGAATCTTTTAAGAGATATATCCCTTGTGTAAAAATATAG